From a region of the Eretmochelys imbricata isolate rEreImb1 chromosome 6, rEreImb1.hap1, whole genome shotgun sequence genome:
- the LOC144265934 gene encoding olfactory receptor-like protein OLF2, producing the protein MLLNLLDERKSTSYTTCSVQMYLSIIFSDAECLLLAVMAYDRYVAICNPLLYTVTMSRQLCKQLVAGVYAVGVVDSMINTCFIFRLSFCSSNIINHFFCDIPPLLALSCSDTHINEIVIFTFACCVIISSFVTVLLSYVYIISTILQIRSAKGRHKAFSTCTFRLTAVVLLFGTLLFMYLRPTSSYSMDTDKVASVFYTVVIPMLNPLIYSLRNKEVKDALRKTMNKFLSNS; encoded by the coding sequence atgctgctgaatttaTTAGATGAGAGGAAAAGCACTTCTTACACTACTTGCTCTGTGCAAATGTATCTCTCTATCATTTTTTCAGATGctgagtgcctcttgctggctgtgatggcatatgaccgttatgtggccatctgtaacccactgctctatacggtcaccatgtccaggcagctttgtaaacagctggtggctggggtgtacgctgtgggggtggtggattCAATGATAAACACGTGTTTTATATttcggctgtcattctgcagctctaACAtaatcaatcatttcttctgtgacatccccCCACTGTTGGCtctctcctgttctgacacccacatcaatgagattgtgatCTTTACTTTCGCGTGCTGCGTTATAATAAGCAGTtttgtgactgtcctcctctcctatgtctatatcatttccaccatcctgcagatccgcTCAGCCAAGGGCAggcacaaagccttctccacctgcactttccGCTTGACCGCTGTGGTTCTGCTTTTtggcaccctcctcttcatgtatttacgtccCACCTCCAGTTATTCCATGGATACAGACAAAGTGGCCTCAGTGTTTTACACGgtggtgatccccatgttgaaccccctcatctacagcctgaggaacaaggaggtgaagGATGCCCTGAGGAAAACAATGAATAAATTCCTAAGCAATTCTTGA
- the LOC144266322 gene encoding olfactory receptor 5AR1-like has product MEEGNHSEVTEFILSGLTDRPELQVPLFGVFLLIYGITLLGNGGMILLITIDPQLHTPMYFFLRNLSFCDLCLSSTISPKMLLNFLAERKNISYTACAVQMYLTIVFEDAECLLLAVMAYDRYVAICNPLLYTVTMSRQLCKQLVAGVYAVGVVDSMIHTCCTFRLSFCSSNIINHFFCDIPPLLALSCSDTRINEIVMLTFTCCIIMTSFVTVLLSYVYITSAILQIRSAEGRHKGFSTCTFHLTAVVLFYGTLLFMYLRPTSSYSMDTDKVASVFYTLLIPMLNPLIYSLRNAEVKDTLRKAMNKLLTNS; this is encoded by the coding sequence atggaagagggaaatcactcggaggtgaccgagttcattctctcaggactgacagatcgtcCGGAGCTGCAGGTTCCCCTGTTTGGGgtgttcctactgatttatggtatcacccttttggggaatggggggatgatcttgttaatcacgattgatccccaactccacacccccatgtactttttcctcaggaatttgtctttctgtgacctttGCCTTTCATCAACaatttcccctaagatgctgctgaatttcttagcTGAGAGGAAAAACATTTCTTACACTGCCTGCGCTGTGCAAATGTATCTCACCATCGTTTTTGAAGATGctgagtgcctcttgctggctgtgatggcgtatgaccgttatgtggccatctgtaacccactgctctATACGGTCACCATGTCCAGGCAGCTCTGTAAACAGCTGGTAGCTGGGGTGTacgctgtgggggtggtggattCAATGATACACACGTGTTGTACATttcggctgtcattctgcagctccaacatcatcaatcatttcttctgtgatatCCCCCCACTGTTGGcgctctcctgttctgacacccgcatcaatgagattgtgatgCTTACTTTCACGTGCTGCATTATAATGACcagctttgtgactgtcctcctctcctatgtctatatcaccTCCGCCATCCTGCAGATCCGCTCTGCCGAGGGCCGACACAAAGgcttctccacctgcactttccacttgaccgctgtggtcctgttttatggcaccctcctcttcatgtatttacgtcccacctccagctattccatggatacagacaaagtggcctcagtgttttacacgctgctgatccccatgttgaaccccctcatctacagcctgaggaacgcGGAGGTGAAGGACAccctgaggaaagcaatgaataaactGCTAACCAATTCTTGA